The window GTGGTTGTGCCGTGCGAGCATAGACACGAGTTGCTACAGCCAGCTgggactaataccgtgtgttgatattAAAATCGGACCCTTTTGAAAATGATTGGAGTGTAAGAAAATTGATTCTTAGGTTTATAAGTGTGGATAGgaaaaataatctcaattgagatggtgttgtcgaacCTATGTTGGTTGTGGTGACGTGGtatcacccgcgagtatatgtGTAAGAGTGAAATAAACAATTTGATATCCTCAGAATGATTcatagcacgttcgaggatgaacgtatgattaagtggggaagaatgtaacgacccgactgatcattttgagaattagcgtccggTTCAATGGCTTAAGGCCCTGAACAGGTTCGTATTatttattatgacttatgtgtgtggtcgagtttggatgattcaggatcaatttgaaagaaggattcttgttttagaagtttaagcggtaagagttgaccggagtttgacttttgtgtagacgactcagaaatagagttttgagggttgcaatagctccgtatcataattttggtcttaggagtatgcccggatattgatttagaggtccgtaggtcgtttcagcatgaattggcgaaagttggaaaagaaATGGATGATTTTAGAAAGTTTGTTcggaagttgactttattgatgttGGGGTCGGATCTcggttccgaaagttggaataggtttgtactgtcatttatgacttgagtgcaaaattagaagtcaatcggagttggtttggtacgaatcaacattagttttggaattcggaagttcataagtttcttaggcttgaatcgatgcgcgattcatgattctagtgttgttagaggcaatttgaggcttcgagcaagttcgtatcatgttttgagacttgttagtatacttggttggggtcccatggggATCATATTATATTTGGATGGGTTTTCTAACGTGTTTTGTGTTTTGACattgttttgagcataagcatgtaatgatccaaaggttcaTTTTTAGTTCTACAGATTGAAAtttgatttcgagacttccgAAAGTTTGATTATGAATTATAAGAATGATCtagaatgtttggtctaatttcatcaagtcgcgattgggtttttacagcaaaacatgagttaattatttaatgaACGAAGTTGGTATTGCATGGAAAAAATGAGCTCtaaattgagtttcgattgaacgactaggttcaaatatattattattatttatgacTCATAGGAACAAAAATTGTCAAATTTCGAATTCGTATGATGGaattagagcctttttagtaaaaaaataaaCTGCTGGTGCAAGCAGGTTCTagtgcgcacctttagcgaccagatttggcACATTTAGAGACGGGAATTAGGCTTTTAGCGACTAGATTAGTGTTTTTACTGGACAGTTTTATTGAtaagctcatttcaacatttttggagaCTAGGGaactcagatttgggcgatttttgagaggattttcaccaaatggattggggtaagtgtttcctactcagttttcattatatttcattattattttcatccttaATTAGTGAATCGAATAGAAGAAATTGGAaaaattgtaaaatctttcaaaactgtaaaatgaagatttgtaGGGCGATCctttattggaatttgataattttattatggttgaactcgaatcggaatgggtgttcgtcgGGTGGAGGATGCGggccccggggttgactttttaaagaaaaatttaaAGTCGATATTTTATTATCTGAAATTATTCCCGATAAAGTTTAATGGTGTTATATAATTAATTCTGAAGGTCATTTCACgcgagaaggctattttggaatatcaacctaatttcggtaaggtaagtgtcttgtctaacttgtgtgggggaaaccaccccttaggatttgagatgattgtgtcattcgtgttaagtgaaggtcgtgtacgcgaggtgacgagtgggtacaagacctatatgtggtattttaaCGGTTTGGACTGTTAGGCTTCCTTCATGTAATTAATTGTAGCTATTGTTTCATGACAATAGAATTGTTTGTACGTgctttacttaaaattgttagcacatgttccatCTTTGTTGTAAAGTTCACCCTTATATGCCAATTGTTGATTGTAATCACTTGTTGAATTCATGCTTTATCTGCTACATACCTAATAGTTAATTGATGTTCATAAATTGTGCCTTGATTTATATATTGTCATTTCCTTGCTATTTGATTTCGTGAGTTATCGTGTACCCTTTTTCATTAGTTGTGACTTCCTTGTATAGCCTCGttattccttttgattttgtgatacACCATAGTTGGTTATAAATTGGTTGCTTAGTTTGTGTTGCTTGAGGAGCGGGTTGTATGCCGAAACAGATGTGTTTAATATTTATATTGATGAGtggactgcacgccgcaataaatttgtttaaagtttataatggggagcgggttgcacgccgcaacaggaatGAAAATGATCAATGGTCAATGATAAATGTTAAATGAGAGATGATTATCattgtgtgggatcgggttgcacgccgcaacagatatgattaatgttgtatgggatcgggttgcatgccgcaatagatatgattattattgtgtgggatcgggttgtacgccacaatAAATAAACATATATGATTAATATTGTATGGGATCGGATGGCACGACACAACATATATGATTATTATTGTGTGGGAttaggttgcatgccgcaataaataaataaatatgattaATGttgtatgggatcgggttgcacgccgcaataattaAATAGATATGATTATTATTCAgtgggatagggttgcacgccgcaacaaataaacaaatatgattattattgagtgggatcgggttgcaagtCGCAACAAATGTAAAGATATTAAATTATTGTGATATTAAGTTTAATTCCGATTGTGATTCTCATGATGCATTTCATGCTAGGACGGTTACTTTGGTTTCTTAAATTACTTCattctattttgatcataattaattaaccgtcaatatattaaatgaaacaatatggaattcttgtgtgagtcatgcatcctaTGTGATATGTTAAGTTGCTAAAATTTGGCACAATTAAATGAAAGAATTCTCAAGTTGTTCCATTTGCAAGTCTTtcaaaataaaactcatatcttGTTCTGAGTTCTGCTAATTAAAATAGTGATTTCATTTTACTCTAATTGGtatttcaaattcactcattatcttattgtcatgcaatttacaaaaaataattgttattttgtattaCCTTAATAAATCCCATATTTATCTCGCTAAAATTTGGTTGATAtcctatttttgtataaatacaatatttttattgaatctcgtatatttctaaactaaactcaattgatattctatttgCACAACCTTTCCACTATTGTACCTTATTTGAATCCTAAATTGGCTTAATAACTCATTTGATGCTTCACTGTATTAAATTTGGAAATGGTATTTAAGtgtgtttaaattattcattggTCATCTTGGTTGATATTGCTACAGAAACTATACACATGGTAGCCCGAGGATTTTACCATGAAAAAGTGATTCGGAAAGATGTGGGCAAAAGATACCACATGTGTAAAAATTGAAAGTTGTGAATCATGATTTGAGATGTCGAGGAGTGATACCTCGGGTAATTTATGTTGAAATACATGCggtataaataatttaattgattgattCATCATATGATTCCTTACTTGAACCCATTCATATGTCATTTCTACTCTGATTATGTTGTTGCTTAATTACTTGATTGTTTTCTCGTTGCCATCCGTGTTTTCTTTGTTCTCAttgttgatttgaattggaaattcttgtgttattggccttacattgatattctttCCTAGTTAGCTTTATGTAATATTTTGTACAGgtttatatgtctggtaggtgtcttgacctggtctcgtcactactctaccgatgttaggaTTGATACTTAAtgagtaccgatgtggtgtactcatgctactcttttgcatttttgtgcagatttaggtACCTCATAGTCATTATATTCCTGTTATTTGAGCGGGGGTTTCTATGGAGACTCAAGATATACCtgttgtcgcgttcgcaggcctcagagtcactttCTGATATTTTCTTTGCACTGTTTGATTCTATTCTGGAATatttgtatttagagattttctagtaaactctgtagagcttgtgacttgtactaccgattttgagaATGTAgaaaatttctatttcatatttaataattgttggttgagttgccactaattcagtaagtgttaggcttacctagttcctaagactatgtgccatcacgctTGATCCTACAGAGagaaatttggatcgtgacaagtaaATCCTTAATTATTAGAAATATTTGGACCATTTCTTCTATAGCTTTGCTTTTATCAAGTAGAAATAGGTGCAGGAAAAAATAATTCTTCATGTTTCTCCTATTTGTATTCGGACAGCAATTAATCCTAATTCACGTCGCATGAGGTCCATTAAAGTGGAAGTGCTCCTTATATTTTCTCCTATTTGAATAAgcctgtatacgggtaaaatcgagcccGATATTCGATCGAGCTTCCAAACTCCCTGGTTAGACCAGGGTCGAAGTATCTGTGATCAGGTAAAGTCGAGCTCGAAGATCGATCTAACACCCCACACGATCGGCCAAAGATCGAAACATTGTGAATAAGATCGAACCGAAAGTAGCAACAAAATTAGCCATCGAAACCATCAGATCTTCCCTCGAGTTTACCGGTAGCATAACCGATCTTGTTTCTAACGGTTTTGAAGAAAGCTCCGCCAACTCATCAGACAGAGGTCCATAATTCTCGCCATTACCAATTATTATGTCGAAAATTACGGAACCAGTCAAAAAGGAAACCAATGGTGAGCAAATCAAGGACTTTTGCCTTCTAtagaataatataataatatctTAAAGGGTAGGTctcccctaatatataaaggggacttgACAATTCATGAAAGGGGATTGTAACACACATCATAAATGAATATACTGTTGTTTCTagttatttcattctctcattCTGTTCTAGCACTGATAAAATTGTTCCAGGCTCGAGGGTGACTAATCTCCTAAGGCTAGGATTGTTCAACTGGCGTAGTTTGCAATTATCTTCTTATTGTTTATTTCCATACATTAAATCTGATTTCTCATTTCGTATCaaattagatcacgtatccttaaaactgcgtataaattcaattgttatccaattttccGGGTTAACAAAGCCTATTTTGATATATTAAGTAAAAATTGGAAGAAATTCCACTCCTCTCATCATTAAGTATTTGAGGCTCTCTACCGCCTCCTCTATGTCATTATAAGTTTGTGTATATTTTGTTCGATTGTCATTAATTACATTGCTGACTACGAGTCaattaattttgaattttctaTTGGAAATTCATTCATATTCTATAGTTAATAAgaaacaaatttaattattacttTTTGGAGCTTTGCTGGATAAATAACATTTGATAATTCCTAAACAGGTAATCCATTAATATAGATTAGTAAAGAAAATGGAAAAAAATtaagtatattatatatatatatatatatatatatatatatatatatatacaccttcCTAGTAAGCAAATTATATGGATATACAATTGCGAATGAGGCATATTTGTGGCGATATATTTATAGTCTAGTAAAATACAACTTTTAGTGACAGATACTATTGTCGTCCTAAAACTGTCACTGTGGTAAGCTTTTGAGTTGCCACAAAATACCAAGTAAACCTAATTTGTTGTAGTGCTTGAAGACAACTATTAGTAGAGCTATACAAGGCAAGACTGAAAGACTTGGCTATAAAAAGAGACATTAAAGAAGGAAGAAGACATGAACTGAACTGAAGCACTAAACTGAAACAATGAATCACTACTTCTCTAAAAAGCTTACTACTCcctcatcattgtatttatttatGAGCATTGTGCTTTCTTAGAAAAACTATCCCAACTGAAAATGGATAAATTTCACTCTCAAATTGTACTTAGAAACGTTTTAAGCCTAAACTCCCGACTGTCAAGAAGAGTTAGACAAGAGTTTGTTTGTGTCAAAGATAACTATTATTTTGGTAAATAAACACTTCAAGCTAACTTACATGACTTCTTTGTCAGATTCAAATTCAATCTTTTACTACTTTAGCGTTCAGGGAGTAACTTTTATGTGAATGAGTGATTAAACCAGACTAAATATATGGCATAAAATACTGTTCATTCACTAAAAATAAGATTAAAATCATAGATAATACGAACTTAATTGATAGTTTATCCGCATCAAGCTATTGCTAACAATATGGATAAATTCTACATCAAGTATGTCTATATAAGACaactataaatatttaaataaaacgAAATTCTGGCCCTATTAGCACCAAAAGTGAATCCTGGAACCTTGTTTTGAAATGGTGAGAGCTAGCCACGGAATTCAGATGGCCTAGCATAGGAACCATTCAAGGAGCTCGCCCTAGCCCCCCCCATAAGGAGCCAAGGCACTTCCAAGGGTACGATATGGAAATGCAATACCATGCACCTTTTGCTGGTGATCCGCCTCTATTTCACATTGCTTCTTTGTCATTTCCATTGCCTCTGccacttgttgaagttgaaaaaAGTTTAGCTCTTCAATTGGAGCTTCCCACCAACGCTTGTCTGAAGTAGCACCCCTCCTAATTCCTTGTAAGGCTTCTGTGCGACTTCTCTCCATTTCTAATCTCCCTTCTTTGTCGATCAGCTCCTCCATATTGACCTCACCAACGCTAGCATTTCGATGAGCCTCAATAAGCTGGTTAGGAGAGTTCCCTGGCAGGAACCTATCCATGACCAAATCCACAGAGGGGTGGCCAAACGAGTAAACTTTGTTTCCTGGGGAAAATACCACTAAGGCAACTTCAGCACCACTTAGTGTACAAAGTTCACTAGCCTTCTTGAAGAGGCCATCGTGTCGTTTAGAGAAAGTCGCTTGTAAGTTTCTCTCATTTTGTATCTTCACCATGTCAATTCTTTTTCGACCATTACTCTTTCTTCCCATGGCTAAACCTATGATTTGAAAAACAAAGAGAAATGTGATTTTGGGTCTCACCCTTAAGAGT is drawn from Nicotiana tomentosiformis chromosome 12, ASM39032v3, whole genome shotgun sequence and contains these coding sequences:
- the LOC104094729 gene encoding agamous-like MADS-box protein AGL62 gives rise to the protein MGRKSNGRKRIDMVKIQNERNLQATFSKRHDGLFKKASELCTLSGAEVALVVFSPGNKVYSFGHPSVDLVMDRFLPGNSPNQLIEAHRNASVGEVNMEELIDKEGRLEMERSRTEALQGIRRGATSDKRWWEAPIEELNFFQLQQVAEAMEMTKKQCEIEADHQQKVHGIAFPYRTLGSALAPYGGG